From the genome of Segatella hominis, one region includes:
- a CDS encoding phosphate ABC transporter ATP-binding protein translates to MAIQFAHNTQAQLDTRNLNVYINGAQILKDVNVSIPKNKITCIIGPSGCGKSTLLRTFNRLNDRVEGLKMNGEVNLGENNILEAGSSKLSEVRRNIGLVPQRPCPLPMSIYDNVAYGCRIHGIHNRKKLDSIVEHYLKAVGLWEEVKDRLKTPASKLSGGQQQRLCLARSLAVEPSYLLADESTSALDPISSKKVEQLFTELKKDYSIVMVTHTLRQALRIADHVIFMYLGEVIEEGSAEEVFKNPKHELTKEYLNGAFS, encoded by the coding sequence ATGGCTATTCAATTTGCTCACAACACCCAAGCACAGTTAGACACCAGAAATCTGAATGTCTATATCAACGGTGCCCAGATTCTGAAAGATGTAAACGTAAGTATCCCAAAGAACAAGATTACCTGCATCATCGGTCCTTCTGGTTGCGGCAAATCAACTTTACTCCGCACTTTCAATCGCCTGAACGACCGCGTGGAAGGTCTGAAAATGAATGGTGAGGTAAACTTAGGTGAAAATAATATCCTCGAAGCAGGCAGCAGCAAGCTCTCTGAAGTGCGCCGCAACATAGGTCTCGTACCTCAGCGCCCATGCCCACTCCCTATGAGCATCTACGACAACGTGGCATACGGCTGCCGTATTCATGGCATCCACAACAGAAAAAAGCTCGACAGCATCGTAGAGCATTACCTGAAAGCAGTAGGTCTCTGGGAGGAAGTGAAAGACAGACTGAAGACTCCTGCTTCCAAGTTGAGCGGCGGTCAGCAGCAGCGCCTCTGCCTTGCCAGAAGCCTTGCCGTAGAACCAAGTTACCTCCTCGCCGATGAGAGCACCTCTGCTCTCGACCCTATCAGCAGCAAAAAGGTAGAACAGCTCTTCACTGAATTGAAGAAAGACTATAGCATCGTGATGGTGACACATACCCTGCGCCAGGCACTCCGCATAGCCGACCATGTCATCTTCATGTATCTCGGCGAAGTGATCGAAGAAGGAAGCGCAGAAGAAGTATTCAAGAATCCAAAGCACGAACTGACCAAAGAGTATCTGAACGGAGCGTTCAGCTAA
- the thrA gene encoding bifunctional aspartate kinase/homoserine dehydrogenase I encodes MKVLKFGGTSVGSVKSILSLKRIVENEAKKQSVVVVVSALGGITDKLLQTSQLALKGDEQWKVEFDAMVDRHHKMIDTIITDTSDRENLFKSVDALFEQLKSIYFGVYLIHDLSEKTQDAIVSYGERLSSKIVATLIRGAKWFDSRNFIKTERINRKHTLDSELTNKLVKDTFAELPRISLVPGFISRDKNTERTTNLGRGGSDYTAAIIAAALNAEVLEIWTDVDGFMTADPRVIKSAYTINELSYIEAMELCNFGAKVIYPPTIYPVCVKNIPIKVKNTFNPEAPGTIIKNKIDGDSKPIKGISSINGTALITVTGLSMVGVIGVNRRIFTALANEGISVFMVSQASSENSTSIGVREQDVEEAVRVLNEEFKNEIADGAMFPMHAECGLATIAIVGENMKHAAGIAGKLFGTLGRSGISVIACAQGASETNISFVVKSDFLRKSLNVLHDSFFLSEYKVLNLFICGVGTVGGKLIEQIKNQYEELKERNKLKLNVVGIASSHNAIFDRDGLDLDNYREALKASEPSTNETLKEKILNMNIFNSVFVDCTASKDVASLYQSLLEHNVSIIAANKIAASSEYENYERLKKTAIQRGVVFRFETNVGAGLPIIGTINDLRNSGDKILKIEAVLSGTLNFIFNAISGVVPFSETVRLAKEKGYSEPDPRIDLSGMDVVRKLVILSREAGYRVEQDDVEKNLFVPDEYFQGSLDDFWKKLPELDPEFEAKRKTLDIEHKRWRFVATLDGGKTSVGLQAVGPEHPFYNLEGSNNIVLLTTERYKEYPMMIQGYGAGASVTAAGVFANIMSIANI; translated from the coding sequence ATGAAAGTATTAAAATTCGGCGGAACATCTGTTGGTTCCGTAAAAAGCATCCTCAGCTTAAAACGTATCGTAGAAAATGAGGCTAAGAAACAGAGTGTAGTGGTTGTCGTGAGCGCACTTGGCGGAATCACCGACAAACTTCTGCAAACGTCTCAGCTTGCCCTCAAGGGTGATGAACAATGGAAAGTCGAATTCGACGCCATGGTTGATCGCCACCACAAGATGATAGACACCATCATCACCGACACCTCAGACAGAGAAAACTTATTCAAATCGGTCGATGCCCTCTTCGAGCAGTTGAAGAGCATCTATTTCGGTGTGTATCTCATCCACGATTTAAGCGAAAAGACACAGGATGCCATCGTGAGCTATGGAGAAAGGCTCAGTTCGAAGATCGTTGCCACATTGATTCGTGGCGCCAAGTGGTTTGACTCACGTAACTTCATCAAGACAGAGCGTATCAATAGAAAGCATACCCTCGATAGTGAGTTGACCAACAAATTGGTAAAGGATACCTTCGCAGAGCTGCCTCGCATCTCTCTCGTACCGGGTTTTATCAGCCGCGACAAGAATACCGAGCGTACTACCAACCTCGGACGTGGCGGTAGCGACTACACCGCAGCTATTATCGCAGCAGCACTCAATGCAGAAGTGCTTGAAATCTGGACCGATGTGGATGGCTTTATGACTGCAGACCCACGTGTCATCAAATCAGCTTACACAATCAACGAACTGAGTTACATCGAAGCGATGGAGCTTTGCAACTTTGGTGCAAAGGTCATCTACCCTCCTACTATCTACCCAGTTTGTGTCAAGAATATTCCTATCAAGGTCAAGAATACCTTCAACCCAGAGGCTCCTGGCACCATCATCAAGAACAAGATTGATGGCGACTCCAAACCTATCAAGGGTATTTCTTCTATCAATGGTACAGCACTTATTACCGTAACCGGTCTTTCCATGGTCGGTGTCATCGGCGTCAACCGCCGTATCTTTACCGCTCTTGCCAATGAAGGCATCTCTGTGTTCATGGTTTCCCAGGCATCTTCAGAGAACTCTACCTCTATCGGTGTAAGAGAGCAGGACGTAGAAGAAGCTGTAAGAGTATTGAATGAGGAATTCAAGAATGAGATTGCCGACGGCGCCATGTTCCCTATGCACGCAGAATGCGGTCTGGCTACCATCGCCATCGTAGGTGAGAACATGAAGCACGCTGCAGGTATCGCTGGTAAGCTGTTCGGTACACTCGGACGAAGTGGTATCTCAGTCATCGCCTGTGCACAGGGTGCTTCGGAGACCAATATCTCTTTCGTAGTAAAGAGCGATTTCCTCCGCAAGTCATTGAACGTATTACACGACAGTTTCTTCCTTTCAGAATACAAGGTGCTCAATCTCTTTATCTGCGGTGTGGGCACCGTGGGTGGCAAACTGATTGAGCAGATCAAGAACCAGTACGAAGAACTCAAGGAGCGCAACAAACTCAAGCTCAACGTGGTGGGTATTGCATCTTCCCACAATGCCATCTTCGACCGTGACGGTCTCGACCTCGACAATTATCGTGAGGCTCTGAAGGCTTCAGAACCAAGTACCAACGAGACCCTGAAGGAAAAGATTCTGAATATGAATATCTTCAACAGCGTATTCGTGGACTGTACTGCAAGCAAGGATGTGGCAAGTCTCTACCAGAGTCTTCTGGAGCACAACGTGAGCATTATCGCAGCCAACAAGATAGCTGCTTCCAGCGAATATGAGAACTATGAGCGATTGAAGAAGACGGCCATCCAGCGTGGTGTCGTATTCCGTTTTGAAACCAACGTAGGTGCTGGTCTTCCTATCATCGGAACTATCAACGACCTCCGAAACTCTGGTGATAAAATCCTTAAGATTGAGGCAGTTCTGTCTGGTACGCTCAACTTTATCTTTAACGCTATCTCTGGTGTCGTACCATTCTCTGAGACCGTTCGCCTCGCCAAAGAGAAGGGCTATAGCGAGCCTGATCCACGCATCGACCTGAGCGGTATGGACGTTGTACGCAAGTTGGTTATCCTCTCTCGTGAAGCAGGCTACCGTGTAGAACAAGATGACGTTGAAAAGAACCTCTTCGTACCAGACGAATACTTCCAGGGCAGTCTGGATGATTTCTGGAAGAAGTTGCCTGAGTTGGATCCAGAATTCGAGGCAAAGCGCAAGACCCTCGACATCGAGCACAAGCGCTGGCGCTTCGTGGCAACCCTCGACGGTGGCAAGACCAGCGTAGGCTTGCAGGCAGTAGGTCCAGAGCATCCGTTCTACAACCTCGAAGGCAGCAACAACATCGTGTTGCTCACCACCGAGCGCTACAAGGAATACCCTATGATGATTCAGGGTTATGGAGCCGGAGCAAGCGTAACTGCAGCCGGTGTATTCGCCAACATCATGAGTATCGCCAACATTTAA